A portion of the Betta splendens chromosome 2, fBetSpl5.4, whole genome shotgun sequence genome contains these proteins:
- the zgc:194930 gene encoding uncharacterized protein zgc:194930 isoform X2: MGCQCCRMIKSYIYDPSVAVDVRKPDGAGSSLYQPRLHAAGPPGCDPLAGHAKHKHGFHNLGYSKSNESTLKLEADNNHVNQRLHAALTPVKDSAPAPEGPYIIRPEPREVQQRTPSQVPVYPNIQEYQESPRSPDGGWDRSLAECRSGSESPSADEGVGGTPEYPCDTGDEGSVLSVDVHTSTTSLSSAETRDGAGLPGAESGVSVATSEDAAAGRDAEEARSVTDSMVAEALAALEAATAGEDDE; encoded by the exons ATGGGGTGCCAATGCTGCAGGATGATCAAAAG ctacaTCTACGACCCCTCGGTGGCGGTGGACGTGAGGAAGCCCGACGGCGCCGGCAGCTCGCTCTACCAGCCCCGCCTCCACGCGGCCGGGCCGCCGGGCTGCGACCCGCTCGCCGGCCACGCCAAGCACAAGCACGGCTTCCACAACCTGGGCTACAGCAAGTCCAACGAGAGCACGCTGAAGCTGGAGGCGGACAACAACCACGTCAACCAGAGGCTGCACGCGGCGCTGACGCCCGTCAAGGACTCGGCGCCGGCCCCCGAGGGGCCGTACATCATCCGGCCGGAGCCGCGGGAGGTCCAGCAGAGGACGCCGAGCCAGGTGCCGGTGTACCCGAACATCCAGGAGTACCAGGAGAGCCCGAGGAGCCCCGATGGCGGGTGGGACAGGTCGCTCGCCGAGTGCAGGAGCGGCAGCGAGAGCCCGTCGGCGGACGAGGGCGTGGGGGGGACGCCCGAGTACCCGTGCGACACGGGGGACGAGGGCAGCGTCCTGTCGGTGGACGTccacaccagcaccaccagcctGTCCTCGGCCGAGACCCGGGACGGCGCCGGGCTCCCGGGGGCGGAGAGCGGCGTCTCCGTGGCGACCAGCGAGGACGCGGCCGCCGGCAGGGACGCGGAGGAGGCGCGCAGCGTCACCGACTCCATGGTGGCGGAGGCGCTGGCCGCGCTGGAGGCCGCCACCGCGGGGGAGGACGACGAGTGA
- the zgc:194930 gene encoding uncharacterized protein zgc:194930 isoform X1 codes for MGCQCCRMIKSSSLPTSPRCSQAERPDEVVQMTSYIYDPSVAVDVRKPDGAGSSLYQPRLHAAGPPGCDPLAGHAKHKHGFHNLGYSKSNESTLKLEADNNHVNQRLHAALTPVKDSAPAPEGPYIIRPEPREVQQRTPSQVPVYPNIQEYQESPRSPDGGWDRSLAECRSGSESPSADEGVGGTPEYPCDTGDEGSVLSVDVHTSTTSLSSAETRDGAGLPGAESGVSVATSEDAAAGRDAEEARSVTDSMVAEALAALEAATAGEDDE; via the exons ATGGGGTGCCAATGCTGCAGGATGATCAAAAG CTCATCACTTCCCACGAGCCCCAGATGTTCGCAGGCTGAACGTCCAGATGAAGTGGTTCAGATGACGAG ctacaTCTACGACCCCTCGGTGGCGGTGGACGTGAGGAAGCCCGACGGCGCCGGCAGCTCGCTCTACCAGCCCCGCCTCCACGCGGCCGGGCCGCCGGGCTGCGACCCGCTCGCCGGCCACGCCAAGCACAAGCACGGCTTCCACAACCTGGGCTACAGCAAGTCCAACGAGAGCACGCTGAAGCTGGAGGCGGACAACAACCACGTCAACCAGAGGCTGCACGCGGCGCTGACGCCCGTCAAGGACTCGGCGCCGGCCCCCGAGGGGCCGTACATCATCCGGCCGGAGCCGCGGGAGGTCCAGCAGAGGACGCCGAGCCAGGTGCCGGTGTACCCGAACATCCAGGAGTACCAGGAGAGCCCGAGGAGCCCCGATGGCGGGTGGGACAGGTCGCTCGCCGAGTGCAGGAGCGGCAGCGAGAGCCCGTCGGCGGACGAGGGCGTGGGGGGGACGCCCGAGTACCCGTGCGACACGGGGGACGAGGGCAGCGTCCTGTCGGTGGACGTccacaccagcaccaccagcctGTCCTCGGCCGAGACCCGGGACGGCGCCGGGCTCCCGGGGGCGGAGAGCGGCGTCTCCGTGGCGACCAGCGAGGACGCGGCCGCCGGCAGGGACGCGGAGGAGGCGCGCAGCGTCACCGACTCCATGGTGGCGGAGGCGCTGGCCGCGCTGGAGGCCGCCACCGCGGGGGAGGACGACGAGTGA